A part of Pararhizobium sp. A13 genomic DNA contains:
- the purF gene encoding amidophosphoribosyltransferase, with protein MTHLRSEEINDEFDGDTLHEECGVFGILGHQDAATLTALGLHALQHRGQEAAGIVTFDGKQFRTEKRMGLVGDHYTDPAILAKLPGSIAIGHTRYSTTGEVALRNVQPLFAELEVGGIAIAHNGNFTNGLTLRRQIIATGAICQSTSDTEVVLHLIARSRHSSTADRFIDAIRQMEGGYSMLAMTRTKLIAARDPTGIRPLVMGELDGKPIFCSETCALDIIGAKYIRDVENGEVIICEIQPDGSIQIDARKPVNPQPERLCLFEYVYFARPDSVVGGRSVYVARKNMGINLAKESPVEADVVVPVPDGGTPAALGYAQASGIPFEYGIIRNHYVGRTFIEPTQQIRAFGVKLKHSANRAMIEGKRVVLVDDSIVRGTTSLKIVQMIRDAGATEVHVRVASPMIFYPDFYGIDTPNADKLLANQYADVKAMAKYIGADSLEFLTIDGLYRAVGGEDRNPARPQFTDHYFTGDYPTRLLDKNGETAGLKLSVLASNG; from the coding sequence ATGACCCATTTGCGATCCGAAGAGATCAACGACGAATTCGATGGCGATACGCTGCACGAGGAATGCGGCGTCTTCGGCATCCTGGGGCACCAGGACGCCGCGACGCTCACTGCGCTCGGCCTGCATGCGCTGCAGCATCGTGGACAGGAAGCGGCGGGCATCGTCACCTTCGACGGCAAGCAGTTCCGTACCGAAAAGCGCATGGGCCTGGTCGGCGACCACTATACCGATCCGGCGATCCTGGCAAAGCTGCCCGGTTCGATCGCCATCGGCCATACCCGTTACTCCACCACCGGCGAAGTCGCCTTGCGCAACGTACAGCCGCTGTTTGCCGAACTGGAAGTCGGCGGCATCGCCATTGCCCATAACGGCAACTTCACCAACGGCCTGACGCTTCGCCGCCAGATCATTGCGACCGGCGCCATCTGTCAGTCGACCTCGGACACCGAGGTCGTGCTTCACCTGATTGCCCGCTCGCGCCATAGCTCGACGGCAGACCGCTTTATTGACGCCATCCGGCAAATGGAGGGCGGCTATTCGATGCTCGCCATGACGCGCACCAAGCTGATTGCCGCGCGCGACCCCACCGGCATTCGGCCGCTGGTCATGGGCGAACTCGACGGCAAGCCGATCTTTTGCTCGGAAACCTGCGCGCTCGACATCATTGGCGCGAAATACATCCGCGACGTCGAGAACGGCGAAGTCATCATCTGCGAAATCCAGCCCGATGGTTCGATCCAGATCGATGCGCGCAAGCCGGTCAACCCTCAGCCGGAACGGCTCTGCCTGTTTGAGTACGTCTATTTCGCCCGTCCCGATTCGGTCGTCGGCGGCCGCAGCGTCTATGTGGCGCGCAAGAACATGGGCATCAATCTCGCCAAGGAATCACCGGTCGAGGCAGACGTGGTCGTACCGGTTCCGGATGGCGGCACGCCGGCGGCACTTGGTTATGCCCAGGCGAGCGGCATTCCCTTCGAATATGGCATCATCCGCAACCACTATGTCGGCCGCACCTTCATCGAGCCGACGCAGCAGATCCGCGCCTTCGGCGTCAAGCTGAAGCATTCGGCCAACCGCGCCATGATCGAAGGCAAGCGCGTCGTGCTGGTCGACGATTCGATCGTGCGCGGCACGACCTCGCTGAAGATCGTGCAGATGATCCGCGATGCGGGCGCAACCGAAGTCCATGTCCGCGTTGCGAGCCCAATGATCTTCTATCCCGATTTCTACGGCATCGACACGCCGAATGCCGACAAGCTGCTCGCCAACCAGTATGCCGACGTCAAGGCGATGGCGAAATATATCGGTGCCGACTCGCTGGAGTTCCTGACGATCGACGGCCTGTATCGCGCCGTCGGCGGCGAAGACCGCAATCCGGCCCGTCCGCAGTTCACCGATCATTATTTCACCGGTGATTATCCGACCCGGCTTCTGGACAAGAATGGCGAGACTGCCGGTCTCAAGCTATCGGTTCTTGCCAGCAACGGCTGA
- a CDS encoding CvpA family protein: MPITILDGIVLGVALFSAILAMVRGFSREVLSVASWVGAAAAAYFLYPFLLPYAKNYTSSDTVAMIGSAGVVFLVALIVISFITMRIADFIIDSRIGALDRTLGFLFGAARGILLVVVAMLFFNWLVAPQQQPGWVTTAKSKPLLDNLGGKLIALLPENADATILDRLRGKDTTGEGENEGTGGATTQPPAEETPATNGAATNG; encoded by the coding sequence ATGCCCATTACAATTCTCGACGGTATCGTTCTCGGCGTCGCGCTTTTCTCGGCCATCCTGGCAATGGTCCGCGGCTTTTCCCGGGAAGTGCTGTCGGTCGCAAGCTGGGTCGGCGCCGCGGCCGCTGCCTACTTCCTCTACCCCTTTCTCCTGCCCTATGCGAAGAATTACACGAGCAGCGACACCGTCGCGATGATCGGCTCGGCCGGCGTGGTCTTCCTCGTCGCCCTGATCGTCATCTCGTTCATCACCATGCGGATCGCCGATTTCATCATCGACAGCCGTATCGGCGCGCTTGACCGGACGCTCGGCTTCCTCTTTGGCGCTGCCCGCGGTATTCTGCTGGTCGTCGTCGCCATGCTGTTCTTCAACTGGCTGGTCGCGCCGCAACAGCAGCCGGGTTGGGTGACGACAGCGAAATCCAAGCCGCTGCTCGACAATCTCGGCGGCAAGCTGATAGCGCTGCTGCCGGAAAATGCCGATGCGACGATCCTCGACCGCCTGCGCGGCAAGGATACGACCGGCGAAGGCGAGAACGAAGGCACTGGCGGCGCGACCACCCAGCCGCCGGCCGAAGAAACGCCCGCAACCAATGGCGCGGCGACCAACGGCTAG
- the radA gene encoding DNA repair protein RadA: MAKARTQFICQNCGTVHPRWVGKCEGCGQWNTIVEEDPMGGIGGGPGKTPKKGRPVALTTLSGEIEDAPRIQSGISELDRATGGGFVRGSAVLIGGDPGIGKSTVLMQAAAALSRRKHRIIYVSGEEAVAQVRLRAQRLGAADTDVLLAAETNVEDILATLGDGKRPDLVIIDSIQTLWSDIVDSAPGTVTQVRTGVQAMIRFAKQTGATVVLVGHVTKEGQIAGPRVVEHMVDAVLYFEGDRGHHYRILRTVKNRFGPTDEIGVFEMSDKGLREVSNPSELFLGERNAKSPGAAVFAGMEGTRPVLVEVQALVAPTSLGTPRRAVVGWDGARLAMILAVLEAHCGVRLGQHDVYLNVAGGYRISEPAADLAVASALVSSLAGLALPSDCVYFGEVSLSGAIRPVAHTAQRLKEAEKLGFSQAVLPSASADLPKGNGMSWSEMESLPDLVARIAGSKGALKQADNDD; encoded by the coding sequence ATGGCGAAAGCCCGGACACAATTCATCTGCCAGAACTGCGGCACCGTTCATCCCCGCTGGGTTGGAAAATGCGAAGGCTGCGGCCAGTGGAACACCATCGTCGAAGAAGACCCGATGGGCGGCATCGGCGGCGGGCCCGGCAAGACGCCGAAAAAGGGCCGGCCGGTGGCGCTGACCACCCTGTCCGGCGAGATCGAGGACGCGCCGCGCATTCAAAGCGGCATTTCCGAACTTGACCGGGCAACCGGCGGCGGTTTCGTGCGCGGCTCGGCCGTCCTTATCGGCGGCGATCCCGGCATCGGCAAATCGACTGTGCTGATGCAGGCGGCAGCGGCATTGTCGCGGCGCAAGCATCGGATCATCTACGTTTCCGGCGAGGAAGCGGTGGCGCAGGTTCGCCTGCGAGCTCAAAGACTGGGGGCGGCCGATACCGACGTGCTGCTGGCGGCTGAAACCAATGTCGAGGACATCCTGGCGACGCTGGGTGACGGCAAGCGGCCCGATCTCGTCATCATCGATTCCATCCAGACCCTGTGGAGCGACATCGTCGATTCGGCCCCGGGCACGGTGACGCAGGTGCGCACCGGCGTCCAGGCGATGATCCGTTTTGCCAAGCAGACGGGAGCGACGGTGGTGCTCGTCGGCCACGTCACCAAGGAAGGCCAGATCGCGGGTCCGCGCGTCGTCGAGCATATGGTCGATGCCGTGCTCTATTTCGAAGGCGATCGCGGCCATCACTACCGGATTCTCCGCACCGTCAAGAACCGGTTTGGCCCGACCGACGAGATCGGCGTGTTCGAGATGTCGGACAAGGGGCTGCGCGAAGTCAGCAACCCGTCGGAGCTTTTCCTCGGCGAGCGCAACGCGAAATCTCCGGGTGCCGCCGTCTTTGCCGGCATGGAGGGAACGCGTCCGGTACTGGTCGAGGTCCAGGCGCTGGTTGCGCCGACGTCGCTTGGCACGCCGCGCCGCGCCGTCGTCGGCTGGGACGGGGCGCGGCTGGCGATGATCCTTGCGGTCCTGGAAGCGCATTGTGGTGTGCGGCTCGGCCAGCACGATGTCTATCTCAACGTCGCGGGCGGATACCGAATTTCCGAGCCCGCAGCCGATCTTGCTGTCGCTTCGGCGCTGGTTTCGTCGCTTGCCGGTCTTGCCCTTCCCTCCGATTGCGTCTATTTCGGCGAAGTCAGTCTGTCCGGCGCCATCCGGCCGGTTGCCCATACAGCGCAGCGCCTTAAAGAAGCCGAAAAGCTCGGCTTTTCACAGGCCGTCCTGCCCTCCGCCTCCGCCGACCTGCCCAAGGGCAACGGCATGAGCTGGAGCGAGATGGAAAGCCTGCCGGATCTGGTGGCGCGCATCGCCGGCTCGAAGGGAGCCTTGAAGCAGGCAGACAACGATGATTGA
- a CDS encoding type II toxin-antitoxin system RelE/ParE family toxin — protein sequence MTIKSRKPIFSRAARADLRSIFKYIAARNPDAAASFILDINLKIRSIARSGFTGVTRDEIGQSLRGLPYRDRCIYFRIEESHTFIVRILHGRQDISSEDFPESEI from the coding sequence ATGACGATTAAGTCCCGCAAACCCATCTTCTCGCGGGCAGCTCGTGCGGACCTTCGTTCAATCTTCAAATATATCGCGGCAAGGAATCCAGACGCGGCCGCCAGCTTCATTCTCGACATTAACCTGAAAATTCGTTCAATCGCACGCAGCGGCTTTACAGGCGTGACGCGCGATGAAATCGGTCAGAGTCTCCGCGGTTTGCCTTATCGCGACCGCTGCATCTATTTCCGTATCGAGGAATCCCATACCTTCATCGTCCGCATCCTCCACGGCCGCCAGGACATATCCTCCGAAGACTTCCCCGAAAGCGAAATTTGA
- a CDS encoding type II toxin-antitoxin system ParD family antitoxin: MSNAKKSFVIGDHFDGFIEEQVRSGRFNNASEVVRAGLRLLERDETKLAELKRLIKEGDDDIAAGRVYEYKDGEALLNDIMHGQHDD; encoded by the coding sequence ATGTCCAACGCGAAAAAATCCTTCGTCATCGGCGATCACTTCGACGGCTTCATCGAGGAGCAGGTGAGGTCCGGCCGTTTCAACAATGCGAGCGAAGTCGTGCGCGCGGGATTGCGGCTGCTGGAGCGGGATGAGACGAAGCTTGCGGAGTTGAAGCGGCTGATCAAGGAAGGCGACGACGACATCGCCGCTGGCCGCGTATACGAGTACAAAGACGGCGAGGCGCTGCTGAACGATATAATGCACGGGCAGCATGACGATTAA
- the alr gene encoding alanine racemase: MAQSHDPSSTLPAFDAASNRLIIDLGALADNWRNMDKLSGKARAAAVLKANAYGIGIEPAAETLYAAGARDFFVANAEEGAELRPLVPDGRIYILAGMWPGNEQLFFDNSLVPIINSEEQLAFFMSVLSERGDHPCVLHVDTGMNRLGLNASEALALANDPARPASFSPILVMSHLACADDPAHPLNRRQLESFRAVTAAFEGIESSLANSAGVHLGPDFHFDLTRPGIAVYGGEAVNGVANPMKPVVTAQARIIQIRSVRSGETASYGASAQFSRDSHVAIVAIGYADGYHRSVSGGGVTLRQARPSGAFGFLNGHKVPHLGRVTMDLSLFDVTDLPENAVRPGDYIELFGNNVAVDDVARAGGTIGYEMLTSLGHRYDRTYIES; this comes from the coding sequence ATGGCCCAATCGCACGATCCCTCCTCCACCCTTCCCGCATTTGATGCCGCCTCCAACCGGTTGATTATCGATCTCGGTGCGCTTGCCGACAACTGGCGCAATATGGACAAACTGTCCGGCAAGGCGCGGGCTGCGGCGGTGCTGAAAGCCAATGCCTATGGCATCGGCATCGAGCCGGCCGCGGAAACGCTCTACGCCGCCGGTGCCCGGGATTTTTTCGTCGCCAATGCCGAGGAGGGCGCGGAACTGCGTCCGCTGGTGCCGGACGGGCGCATCTACATCCTCGCCGGCATGTGGCCCGGCAACGAGCAGCTTTTCTTCGACAACAGCCTGGTTCCGATCATCAATTCCGAAGAACAGTTGGCCTTCTTCATGTCGGTACTGTCGGAACGCGGTGATCACCCTTGCGTGCTGCATGTGGATACCGGCATGAACCGGCTGGGACTGAACGCGTCCGAGGCTCTGGCGCTGGCAAACGACCCGGCCCGCCCGGCAAGCTTTTCGCCCATCCTGGTGATGAGCCACCTCGCCTGCGCCGACGACCCGGCCCATCCGCTGAACCGCCGGCAACTCGAGTCATTCCGGGCAGTTACCGCTGCTTTCGAAGGTATCGAATCAAGCCTGGCCAACTCGGCCGGCGTTCACCTTGGACCGGATTTCCATTTCGACCTGACCCGCCCCGGCATTGCCGTCTATGGCGGCGAGGCTGTCAACGGCGTAGCGAATCCGATGAAACCTGTGGTGACGGCGCAGGCCCGCATCATCCAGATTCGCAGCGTCCGGTCAGGCGAAACCGCAAGCTACGGCGCCTCGGCGCAATTTTCCCGCGACAGCCACGTGGCAATCGTCGCCATCGGCTATGCGGACGGCTATCACCGCTCGGTGTCGGGCGGCGGCGTGACCTTGCGGCAGGCGAGACCGTCGGGCGCATTCGGTTTCCTTAACGGCCATAAAGTTCCGCACCTCGGACGCGTGACGATGGATTTGAGCCTGTTCGATGTTACCGACCTGCCGGAAAATGCGGTCCGTCCGGGCGACTACATAGAGCTCTTTGGCAATAACGTCGCGGTCGACGATGTGGCGCGGGCTGGCGGCACGATCGGCTACGAGATGCTGACGAGTCTTGGGCATCGCTATGATCGCACCTATATCGAGTCATAG
- a CDS encoding TerC family protein encodes MDALIALLQVLAIDLVLAGDNAIVIGLAAAGLPKEQRGKAILIGIAAATVLRIAFALLTTQLLEILGLLLVGGILLLWVCWKMWREIRTTAKEEAQGLETLTGEDIDENGVVGNRAPRKTLKQAAIQIVVADVSMSLDNVLAVAGAAREHPNILIIGLAVSVALMGVAASFIAKLLHRYHWISYVGLAIILFVALKMIYEGFMEVEPILTSSFM; translated from the coding sequence ATGGACGCCTTAATCGCGCTGCTGCAGGTGCTTGCGATCGACCTCGTGCTCGCAGGCGACAACGCCATCGTCATCGGTCTGGCGGCAGCCGGTCTTCCCAAGGAGCAGCGCGGCAAGGCGATCCTGATCGGGATCGCGGCGGCGACCGTGCTGCGTATCGCCTTTGCGCTGCTCACGACACAATTGCTCGAAATTCTTGGCCTGCTGCTCGTCGGTGGCATCCTGCTCCTGTGGGTCTGCTGGAAGATGTGGCGTGAAATCAGAACCACCGCGAAGGAAGAAGCCCAAGGTCTGGAAACGCTGACCGGTGAGGATATCGACGAAAACGGCGTGGTCGGCAATCGCGCGCCGCGCAAGACGCTGAAACAGGCCGCCATTCAGATCGTCGTTGCCGACGTCTCGATGTCGCTCGACAACGTGCTCGCCGTTGCCGGTGCCGCGCGCGAACACCCCAACATCCTCATCATTGGCCTTGCGGTGTCCGTCGCGCTGATGGGTGTCGCCGCATCGTTTATCGCCAAGCTGCTGCACCGCTATCACTGGATTTCTTATGTCGGTCTCGCCATCATCCTCTTCGTTGCACTGAAGATGATCTACGAAGGCTTCATGGAAGTGGAGCCGATTCTGACCTCGTCGTTCATGTAA
- a CDS encoding replicative DNA helicase has protein sequence MNEAARRLVPIAKDQAEAQYREAPNNLEAEQALLGAILVNNDAFYRVSDFLKPVHLNEPLHRKIFEVAGDIIRMGKTANPVTIKTFLKADEKVGDMTVAQYLARLASEAVSIINAEDYGRAIYDLALRRSLITIGEDMVNIAYDAPLDMPPQSQIEDAERRLFELAETGRYDGGFQSFNDAVALAIDMAGQAFERDGSLSGISTGIHSLDARMGGLQRSDLIVLAGRPGMGKTSLATNIAYNIAASYEGEVQADGSMKAKNGGVVGFYSLEMSSEQLATRIISEQTEVSSSKIRRGDISEHDFEKLVACSQHMQKVPLYIDQTGGISIAQLSARARRLKRQRGLDCLVVDYIQLMTGSGKSSDNRVQEITQITTGLKALGKELNVPIIALSQLSRQVESREDKRPQLSDLRESGSIEQDADVVLFVFREEYYVKNMEPRDEFDPKYEEWKMQFEKVKGTADVIIAKQRHGPTGTVKLAFQSEFTRFTDLADPSFTQYEH, from the coding sequence ATGAACGAAGCAGCGCGCAGACTTGTCCCCATTGCCAAGGATCAGGCCGAAGCACAGTATCGCGAAGCGCCGAACAATCTCGAGGCCGAGCAGGCGCTCCTGGGCGCCATTCTCGTCAACAACGATGCCTTCTATCGCGTCTCGGACTTCCTGAAGCCGGTTCATCTCAACGAGCCATTGCACCGCAAGATCTTCGAGGTCGCCGGCGACATCATCCGCATGGGAAAGACCGCCAACCCGGTCACCATCAAGACGTTCCTGAAGGCCGACGAGAAGGTCGGCGACATGACGGTGGCGCAATATCTCGCCCGTCTCGCCTCGGAAGCCGTCTCGATCATCAACGCGGAAGATTACGGCCGGGCGATCTATGATCTGGCACTGCGCCGCTCACTGATCACCATCGGCGAGGACATGGTCAACATCGCCTATGACGCGCCGCTCGACATGCCGCCGCAGAGCCAGATCGAGGATGCCGAACGCCGCCTGTTCGAACTCGCTGAAACCGGCCGCTACGATGGCGGCTTCCAGTCGTTCAACGACGCGGTGGCATTGGCGATCGACATGGCGGGGCAGGCCTTCGAGCGCGACGGTTCGCTCTCAGGCATCTCGACCGGCATTCACTCGCTCGACGCCCGCATGGGCGGCCTGCAGCGCTCCGACTTGATCGTTCTTGCCGGACGTCCGGGCATGGGCAAGACCTCGCTTGCAACCAACATCGCCTACAACATCGCTGCGTCCTATGAAGGCGAAGTGCAGGCCGACGGTTCGATGAAGGCGAAGAACGGCGGCGTCGTCGGTTTCTATTCGCTCGAAATGTCGTCTGAGCAGCTGGCAACGCGTATCATTTCCGAGCAGACGGAAGTCTCCTCCTCGAAGATCCGCCGCGGCGATATTTCCGAGCACGATTTCGAGAAGCTCGTGGCATGCTCTCAACATATGCAGAAGGTGCCGCTCTATATCGACCAGACCGGTGGTATTTCGATCGCCCAACTTTCCGCCCGTGCCCGCCGCCTCAAGCGTCAGCGCGGTCTCGACTGCCTCGTGGTGGACTATATCCAGCTGATGACCGGCTCCGGCAAATCGAGCGACAACCGCGTGCAGGAAATCACCCAGATCACCACGGGCCTGAAGGCACTAGGCAAGGAGCTGAACGTGCCGATCATCGCACTCTCCCAGCTCTCCCGCCAGGTGGAAAGCCGCGAGGACAAGCGGCCTCAACTCTCCGACCTTCGCGAATCTGGTTCGATCGAGCAGGACGCCGACGTCGTGCTCTTCGTGTTCCGCGAGGAATACTACGTCAAGAACATGGAGCCGCGCGACGAGTTCGATCCGAAATATGAAGAGTGGAAGATGCAGTTCGAAAAGGTGAAGGGCACCGCCGACGTGATCATCGCCAAGCAGCGTCACGGGCCGACCGGCACCGTCAAGCTCGCCTTCCAGTCGGAATTCACCCGCTTCACCGACCTCGCCGATCCGTCCTTCACACAGTACGAGCATTGA
- the rplI gene encoding 50S ribosomal protein L9 translates to MQVILLERVAKLGQMGETVKVRDGFARNYLLPLGKALRANEANKKRFEAERATLEARNLERKSEAQTVAEQLDGKSFVVVRSAGETGQLYGSVAARDIVEVLGAEGFNIGRNQVDLNNPIKTIGLHDVVLHLHAEVEIKVQMNVARSAEEAERQLKGESLTSADAIYGVDEDALKPEDFFNPEAEFEAEEE, encoded by the coding sequence ATGCAAGTCATTCTTCTCGAACGCGTCGCCAAGCTCGGCCAGATGGGCGAAACCGTCAAGGTTCGCGACGGCTTTGCCCGTAACTACCTCTTGCCGCTCGGCAAGGCGCTGCGCGCCAACGAAGCCAACAAGAAGCGTTTCGAAGCCGAGCGCGCGACGCTGGAAGCCCGCAACCTCGAGCGCAAGTCCGAAGCCCAGACCGTTGCCGAACAGCTGGACGGCAAGTCCTTCGTCGTCGTCCGCTCGGCTGGCGAAACCGGTCAGCTCTACGGTTCGGTCGCTGCTCGCGATATCGTTGAAGTTCTGGGTGCCGAAGGCTTCAACATCGGCCGCAACCAGGTCGACCTCAACAACCCGATCAAGACGATCGGCTTGCATGACGTCGTCCTGCACCTGCATGCCGAAGTCGAAATCAAGGTTCAGATGAACGTTGCCCGTTCGGCTGAAGAAGCAGAACGCCAGCTCAAGGGCGAAAGCCTCACCTCTGCCGACGCCATCTACGGCGTTGACGAAGACGCGTTGAAGCCGGAAGATTTCTTCAACCCGGAAGCTGAATTCGAAGCCGAAGAAGAATAA
- a CDS encoding DUF2232 domain-containing protein encodes MKTLNATSLLTGALAGITAALLLLGATPQSYFAILLVIASALPVLIAGLGWGNAAAAVAVVVAGLGLALFASPLSAFFVVILMLAPAAWLSHLANLARPASEIGGPKDALAWYPLSDILAHLVLLVTVAAIIIGAALGYDDRFASIVVDQVLIAMKAQDPLLNPAPAVVEQIKSLFQVAWPLLFGALWVMILFAAYYIASRIVQTSGKGLRPREDMPSTLRMHRYSIFAFLGGLVLAFMGGTPAIIGALICGTFGAGFLLAGFAVFHFRTRGKSWRLPVLWIGYMSVLIFQVPAFFFLLSGLMDTRRAIALSPAGKTTDTETKDL; translated from the coding sequence GTGAAGACACTGAATGCAACATCGCTGCTGACCGGCGCGCTTGCCGGCATTACCGCCGCCCTGCTTTTGCTCGGGGCGACGCCGCAGTCGTATTTTGCCATCCTGCTCGTTATCGCTTCCGCGCTGCCTGTTCTCATCGCCGGCCTCGGCTGGGGCAATGCCGCCGCCGCCGTTGCCGTTGTCGTCGCGGGCCTCGGCCTTGCGTTGTTTGCCTCCCCATTGTCTGCCTTTTTCGTCGTGATCCTCATGCTTGCGCCGGCCGCCTGGCTCAGCCACCTCGCCAATCTGGCACGGCCGGCTTCCGAGATCGGTGGCCCGAAGGACGCGCTTGCCTGGTATCCGCTCTCCGATATCCTCGCCCACCTCGTGCTGCTGGTCACGGTCGCGGCTATCATCATTGGCGCGGCGCTGGGATATGATGACCGTTTCGCCAGCATCGTGGTCGATCAGGTGCTGATCGCGATGAAGGCGCAGGACCCGCTGCTCAACCCTGCTCCGGCGGTGGTCGAGCAGATCAAGTCCCTCTTCCAGGTCGCCTGGCCGCTCTTGTTCGGCGCCCTCTGGGTGATGATCCTGTTTGCGGCCTATTACATCGCCAGCCGCATCGTCCAGACCTCAGGCAAAGGCCTGCGCCCGCGCGAGGACATGCCATCGACGCTGCGCATGCACCGCTATTCCATCTTCGCCTTCCTCGGCGGCCTGGTTCTCGCCTTCATGGGCGGCACACCGGCCATCATCGGCGCGCTCATCTGCGGCACCTTCGGCGCGGGCTTCCTGCTTGCCGGGTTCGCCGTCTTCCATTTCCGCACGCGCGGCAAGTCCTGGCGGCTGCCCGTTTTGTGGATCGGCTACATGTCGGTTCTGATCTTCCAGGTGCCGGCATTCTTCTTTCTCCTGTCGGGTCTGATGGACACGCGGCGCGCCATCGCGCTGTCGCCGGCAGGGAAAACAACTGACACTGAAACAAAAGACCTCTGA
- the rpsR gene encoding 30S ribosomal protein S18: MADTLSAPARRPFHRRRKTCPFSGANAPKIDYKDIRLLQRYISERGKIVPSRITAVSQKKQRELAQAIKRARFLGLLPYVMS, from the coding sequence ATGGCTGATACATTGTCCGCTCCGGCACGCCGCCCGTTCCATCGCCGTCGCAAGACCTGCCCCTTCTCCGGCGCCAACGCTCCGAAGATCGACTACAAGGACATCCGTCTCCTGCAGCGCTACATTTCCGAGCGCGGCAAGATCGTTCCTTCGCGTATCACGGCAGTCTCCCAGAAGAAGCAGCGCGAACTGGCCCAGGCCATCAAGCGCGCCCGCTTCCTCGGCCTCCTGCCCTACGTCATGTCCTAA
- the rpsF gene encoding 30S ribosomal protein S6, with product MALYEHVFLARQDISAQQVDALVEQYKGVLEANGGKVGRVENWGLKSLTYRINKNRKAHYVLMDIDAPAPAVHEVERQMRINEDVLRYMTIAVEKHEDGPSAMMQKRDRDDRPRRDGDRPDRGGFGDRGPRPDRGDREDRPRRPREDRA from the coding sequence ATGGCTCTTTATGAACATGTATTCCTTGCCCGGCAGGATATTTCCGCTCAGCAGGTCGACGCTCTCGTCGAACAGTACAAGGGTGTACTGGAAGCTAACGGCGGAAAAGTCGGGCGCGTCGAAAACTGGGGCCTCAAGTCCCTGACGTATCGCATCAACAAGAACCGCAAGGCTCACTACGTTCTGATGGACATCGATGCTCCGGCACCGGCCGTTCACGAAGTCGAGCGCCAGATGCGCATCAACGAAGATGTTCTTCGTTACATGACCATCGCTGTCGAGAAGCATGAAGACGGCCCGTCCGCCATGATGCAGAAGCGCGACCGCGACGACCGTCCGCGCCGCGATGGCGACCGTCCTGACCGTGGCGGCTTCGGCGACCGTGGTCCGCGCCCGGACCGTGGTGATCGTGAAGACCGTCCGCGCCGTCCGCGCGAAGACCGGGCATAA
- a CDS encoding GrpB family protein, translating to MSTIKVVDYDPAWPGLFERDKSRILTLIGDMVNDIHHIGSTSVVGLPAKPKIDIDAVLLSETLVPAAVERVKSLAEFTFHGDPYGDGMWTFTSGHRSYGTRLYLCGPGNVTHDNRVLFRDWLRTHPDAAAAYAALKGKLAAEADGDWKFYTGGKSDFVARTVRQASTERVRRIALRMERAGHAAPC from the coding sequence ATGAGCACAATAAAGGTTGTCGATTACGATCCGGCATGGCCTGGGCTATTCGAGCGGGACAAGTCTCGGATACTGACGCTTATCGGCGATATGGTGAACGATATCCACCATATCGGGAGCACCTCGGTCGTCGGCCTGCCGGCGAAGCCGAAGATCGACATCGATGCAGTGCTTCTCAGTGAAACACTGGTCCCTGCTGCGGTCGAGCGCGTGAAGTCGCTCGCGGAGTTTACCTTTCATGGCGATCCTTACGGCGATGGCATGTGGACCTTCACCTCGGGTCACCGATCCTATGGGACCCGCCTCTACCTCTGCGGGCCGGGAAACGTCACGCACGACAACCGCGTCCTGTTTCGGGACTGGCTCCGCACGCACCCGGACGCCGCCGCCGCATATGCAGCACTGAAGGGCAAGCTGGCAGCGGAGGCAGATGGCGATTGGAAATTCTACACTGGCGGCAAATCCGACTTCGTCGCGAGGACCGTGCGGCAGGCATCCACCGAGCGTGTACGTAGAATAGCGCTACGGATGGAGCGCGCAGGCCACGCGGCCCCGTGCTAA